A genomic region of Papaver somniferum cultivar HN1 chromosome 7, ASM357369v1, whole genome shotgun sequence contains the following coding sequences:
- the LOC113298075 gene encoding 65-kDa microtubule-associated protein 8-like, which translates to MGSYGTPKKMWSSSDLLENSCGYLLQELKLIWDEVGQDKLEREKILLEIEQECLEVYRRKVDNANLSRARLHQLLADSESELTHLLVSLGERSVPGRPEKVMGTLMQQLDSITPALREMQLRKEERLNHFRDVQNQILKISSEIAGHLKEEELSSSDVQVNEDDLSMKKLEEYRFELQRLQKEKGDRLMKVEGYLRDVNNLSATLGMDASEIIKLVHPSLDGTCKPNQQKYISDATLARLNSTVESLKEEKQIRLEKLHKLGKALTNLWSLMDTSYEDRRLFSNVTKFISISAAEISTPGSLTLDIIHRAEAEVQRLDQLKASKMKELFHKKQGELKDICKRTHMEMPSQSEIDNIMNQINAGEIDHTDLLKIMDEQISKAKEEAYSRQVIMEKVDKWMLSRDEECWLEEYNMDENRYSVSRGAHKNLKRAERARITVNKIPALVESLIAKTKSWEDEREKVFLFDEIPLLAILEEYNSSRQEKEEEKQRQREKKRVQAQVEQENLFTSRPSTSNRRLSISSRSINGSFGNATPTTPTNRRLSSVGTNHLRSNNIVPSSFTKENKKGHGHFRKSSHGIDEDTASVVSAMHLSPFYR; encoded by the exons ATGGGTTCATATGGAACCCCCAAAAAAATGTGGAGTAGTTCTGATTTGCTCGAAAATTCTTGTGGATATCTACTTCAAGAATTGAAG TTGATATGGGATGAAGTAGGGCAAGATAAATTGGAAAGAGAGAAGATCCTTTTAGAAATTGAACAAGAATGTTTGGAAGTCTACCGACGGAAAGTCGACAATGCAAATCTTTCTCGAGCACGTTTGCATCAGTTGCTGGCTGATTCCGAGTCGGAATTGACTCATTTGCTTGTTTCTCTTGGTGAAAGATCTGTTCCTGGCAGG CCGGAAAAAGTGATGGGAACACTAATGCAACAACTAGATTCAATTACTCCAGCTTTAAGGGAAATGCAATtaaggaaagaggaaagattgaATCATTTTCGCGATGTCCAAAATCAGATACTTAAAATTTCTTCAGAAATAGCAGGACACTTAAAGGAGGAGGAGCTTTCCTCTTCAGATGTCCAAGTGAATGAGGATGATCTTTCAATGAAGAAACTTGAGGAGTACCGATTTGAGTTACAACGACTACAAAAAGAGAAG GGTGATAGACTAATGAAGGTGGAAGGATACTTACGTGATGTCAACAATCTTTCGGCAACTCTTGGGATGGATGCTTCAGAAATAATCAAATTGGTTCATCCCAGCTTGGATGGAACATGCAAACCAAATCAACAGAAATACATAAGTGATGCTACACTTGCTAGACTTAACAGCACTGTCGAATCTCTGAAGGAAGAAAAGCAAATCCGACTTGAAAAG CTTCACAAACTCGGCAAAGCACTAACAAACTTGTGGAGTCTCATGGACACATCCTACGAAGACCGTAGACTGTTTTCTAATGTAACCAAGTTCATATCAATCTCAGCAGCTGAAATATCAACTCCTGGAAGCCTGACGCTTGACATAATCCATAGG GCCGAAGCTGAAGTTCAGAGATTGGATCAACTAAAAGCAAGCAAGATGAAAGAACTTTTTCATAAGAAGCAAGGTGAACTGAAAGATATATGCAAGAGGACTCACATGGAAATGCCATCCCAGTCAGAGATTGACAATATAATGAACCAAATAAATGCTG GGGAAATTGACCACACTGATCTCCTTAAAATCATGGATGAGCAAATATCGAAAGCAAAAGAAGAAGCTTATAGTAGACAGGTAATAATGGAGAAGGTAGACAAATGGATGTTGTCTCGCGATGAGGAATGTTGGCTGGAAGAGTATAACATG GATGAAAATCGGTATTCAGTTAGTAGAGGTGCTCACAAGAACCTGAAACGGGCAGAACGTGCACGAATAACGGTTAACAAAATCCCTG CTTTAGTAGAATCACTAATAGCAAAGACTAAGAGTTGGGAAGATGAAAGGGAGAAGGTTTTCTTGTTTGACGAG ATACCTCTACTAGCAATTTTAGAAGAATACAATTCATCCCggcaagagaaggaagaagagaaacAAAGACAAAGG GAAAAGAAGAGAGtacaagctcaagttgagcaagAGAATTTGTTCACATCAAGACCAAGTACAAGTAATCGTCGTCTTTCAATTTCAAGCAGAAGTATAAACGGAAGTTTTGGCAATGCTACTCCGACTACACCTACAAATAGAAGACTCTCTTCTGTGGGAACCAATCATTTAAGATCAAATAACATTGTTCCATCATCCTTTACAAAGGAGAACAAGAAAGGACATGGACATTTTAGAAAATCTTCTCATGGTATCGATGAGGATACAGCTTCAGTCGTCTCAGCCATGCATTTAAGCCCGTTTTATCGTTGA